From Vitis vinifera cultivar Pinot Noir 40024 chromosome 5, ASM3070453v1, the proteins below share one genomic window:
- the LOC132253835 gene encoding uncharacterized protein LOC132253835, which translates to MTFEEFTQKVLEKFDISLHVRKMHYTLKFNPRVIQDLEDEDDLDNVVSHSDDFANVYIVESPGVEAIEANIPNTQLALGGPHPTFPSSNASCDANPNTMMLSRGFASRCADSEYTPLESNRFREAILGSGHTFKNADEFRNAIYQMSLAGRFQYKYNKNSPTHMSVKCSVEDCPWKITAHAVEGNEILRVYTYQVNHNHIAQDECSSKVRVSSKRGAVVVEDVFRTTPEYLPRQICKDFERDHGVQLTYNQAWHLKEKAKERVYGSPRASYAYLPWLCHRLREINPGTIAEYTSHEGHFKQLFIAHAFSIQGFTMGCRPVLAIDSCHLSGPYKGVLLSAIAYDADDGMFPLALGVVGSENYEDWYWFLEKLKGILDGQEVIIISDRHQGILRSVSELFGVENHAYCYRHVKENFSSFFNRQNIRGKKGKEDALLLLDNIAYARLDIDYNEAFEKLVRFNGDLARWVAENSPEHWAMSKFLKKRWDKMTTNIAESFNAWLREERHQTIYTLLMMHMDKLVAMLDTHMRGTDKWKSVVGPKTEENLMSNITRSAPITVMPYLGGTFKVFTGEVYLVVDMQQHKCTCLTWQMSGLPCPHVCAVIRTLRHDVYDYIDPCFKVSTQQLIYSGQFQPLPTHNMPKVCEAGTLQDGQGNVFPSLQPPQVRRPPGRPRQKRIESQFSHKRAIHCSRCNDIGHNRSKCNNPLP; encoded by the exons ATGACATTTGAAGAATTCACTCAGAAGGTCTTAGAAAAATTCGACATTTCCCTTCATGTGAGGAAGATGCACTACACCCTCAAGTTTAACCCTAGAGTcatccaagatttagaagatgagGATGACTTGGATAACGTGGTTTCCCACAGTGATGACTTTGCAAATGTGTACATAGTCGAGTCACCCGGTGTGGAAGCCATAGAGGCAAATATACCGAATACACAGTTGGCACTTGG AGGTCCACATCCTACGTTTCCTTCGTCTAATGCATCATGCGATGCAAATCCTAATACTATGATGTTATCAAGAGGTTTTGCATCGCGTTGTGCAGATAGTGAGTACACCCCTTTGGAATCGAATCGGTTTCGTGAGGCAATATTAGGTTCCGGACATACATTTAAGAATGCAGATGAGTTTCGGAATGCAATATACCAAATGTCATTAGCTGGAAGGTTTCAATACAAGTACAATAAAAATTCACCCACTCATATGTCAGTAAAGTGTTCGGTTGAGGATTGTCCTTGGAAGATAACAGCTCATGCTgttgaaggaaatgaaatattgCGAGTTTATACTTACCAagttaatcataatcatatagcTCAAGATGAGTGTTCATCTAAGGTGCGGGTTTCTTCCAAGAGAGGTGCTGTTGTTGTTGAAGACGTGTTTAGAACAACTCCAGAATACCTTCCTCGACAAATTTGCAAGGATTTTGAACGTGATCATGGAGTTCAATTGACTTATAACCAAGCATGGcatcttaaagagaaggcaaaagAGCGTGTATATGGATCTCCACGTGCGTCCTACGCGTATTTGCCTTGGTTATGCCATAGGCTAAGGGAAATTAACCCTGGAACTATTGCCGAGTACACTTCTCATGAAGGTCACTTCAAGCAATTGTTCATTGCCCAcgcattttcaattcaagggttcACCATGGGGTGTCGACCGGTATTGGCTATTGATTCTTGCCACCTAAGTGGTCCATACAAAGGAGTTCTTTTGTCTGCCATTGCATATGATGCAGATGATGGAATGTTCCCTCTAGCCTTGGGTGTGGTTGGTTCAGAAAATTATGAGGATTGGTATTGGTTCTTGGAGAAATTGAAGGGGATCCTAGATGGTCAAGAAGTAATTATTATATCAGATAGACATCAAGGGATATTGCGTAGTGTTTCGGAGTTGTTTGGGGTAGAAAATCACGCCTATTGTTATCGACATGTGAAAGAGAACTTTTCAAGCTTCTTCAACAGGCAAAACATTAggggaaagaaagggaaagaagatgCTTTGTTGCTTTTAGACAACATTGCATATGCTCGGTTGGATATAGACTACAATGAGGCGTTTGAAAAACTTGTGCGTTTTAATGGCGACCTAGCAAGGTGGGTTGCGGAGAATAGTCCGGAGCATTGGGCGATGTCAAAGTTCCTTAAAAAACGTTGGGATAAAATGACAACTAATATTGCAGAGTCCTTCAATGCGTGGTTAAGAGAGGAACGCCACCAAACAATTTATACGTTGCTGATGATGCACATGGATAAGCTTGTAGCCATGTTGGACACCCATATGCGTGGTACAGATAAGTGGAAGAGCGTGGTTGGAcccaaaacagaggaaaacctAATGTCAAATATCACGAGATCTGCTCCGATTACTGTGATGCCTTATTTGGGTGGGACGTTCAAGGTTTTTACTGGAGAAGTTTATTTGGTTGTGGATATGCAGCAACATAAGTGTACATGTCTAACATGGCAAATGTCCGGGTTGCCATGTCCACATGTATGTGCTGTGATCCGTACATTGAGACACGATGTGTATGACTATATCGACCCATGTTTTAAAGTCTCCACCCAACAGTTGATTTACTCGGGTCAGTTTCAACCATTACCAACACACAACATGCCTAAAGTTTGTGAGGCTGGGACTTTGCAAGATGGGCAAGGCAACGTATTTCCTAGTCTCCAACCCCCGCAAGTGAGACGTCCTCCAGGAAGACCCCGACAAAAGCGTATTGAGTCACAATTTAGCCATAAGAGAGCTATTCATTGCTCTCGATGCAATGACATAGGTCACAATCGGTCTAAATGTAATAATCCATTGCCGTGA